The Paenibacillus sp. FSL W8-0426 region GGCATAGGAAAGACAGTTAAAATTACTCTCCCAGAGGAAGAGTGGACTAAGATTAGTCAGATCATTGAAGCTGGGCAAGCTGCATCAGTAGCGGATTATTTCCGCCAACTGCACCAAAACCAATGTCAATAAGAGCTGAAACCACGCCTATACAGCGAATAAGAGCGCCCCGGAATGAGGCGCTTTTTTACGTTTACGCCGCGGTTAGCATTGTAATATCCGCTTCCTCGCGCACAATCTCCGTCTCATTCATCGCGCCCATCTCTTCGGCCCACCGCTTGCCCAGACCGCGACAGTTAACGAATGGTTCCGTAAGCTCTCCGCCAGTTTCGTAGAGGTTATACGGAATGACTGGACCCGGCGCCGTGTCGCGCTTGTACTGTTTGGCCCGCGCCTGATTACGAATTTTAGCGTGCTCATCGACGTGAATAAGCTCTTTAGTACTGCGCTTTCTGCGCTTAGGGACGCGATAATTACGTCCGTCCGCTCCGTATTCTTCCGCAACCTCTAGTGGCACCTCATTCTCACGCCGGCGCTCAAACTGGCGCTCAGATAGGAACGGATACTCTTCGTTACGCGACTTCATGCGGTCCGTATTCGTCAACTCCTCGCGCAATATATAGTCGCTAAGGATGTCAAGCTGCGCAGGGTCCGGCGATACTCCGTGCGCCTCTACGTAAGAGTCGATAAGCGCGCTAACGGCCGCCATTCTCTCCGTACGATCCTCGATATTAAGCCCGATAATTTCCGTCACCTTATCCGCAAATTCCGCTTTATAATTACTCACGCGCATTCCTCCGTTTGGTTAATTTCGATGCCTTGGTGCTGGCGTAAAAACTCCGCTGTTTCTTCCGGATTTAACTGCGCAACCAAATCCTGCGCATCATACTCAACGCAAACCTCGCCGTACTCCCACCGCTTATAAACTGCCGCCAATTTCTCAGCCGCGCGATCAAGCGTTTCGCCCAGCGTTTGTTGCGTAATCCCCATCAGCTCCGCCGCCTTGGCCTGCGTAATGTCTACGCCGTAAACCCACGCAATTGCTTCCGTCTGGCGCTCCGTGAGGCCAGCCGAGTTAATCGCGCTGTGCAAATCGATGAGGATATCGCAAGCGGCGTAGTCGCCCCGAAAGCGTGCGGAACTGATGCGGTGGCGGTCGCGTAATAACGCCTTTACGCCGGCCGCGTCGTTTAGCGAGTATTTGACGGAATAGCTGCGCGAACCTTTTTCAACGTCAATCTTAACGTGACCCATACGTACATCCGCTCCCTTTTAACGTAGAGTGCGCGCAGGCCCGAAGGCCCGCCGCAACTCTACCGTGAATTTTTCGAACACTTACGTTTTCATACGGTTATGCGTACGATACCCAACTCGTTCTCTACGTACTGTTCCTCGCAAAATCCGTCGTGCGTCCGTTCTCCGCTCGCGTAAGTTGTCACGAATGATCCGCGCTCAATCGGTTCGCCGCAATATGCGCAATAACAGGCGATTTTCACACGCTCACCTGGCGGCGGGAACCGGTCAAAGCTCCCGCTCATCGTCCGCGGCCACCTCCCTGTCGTCCCTCCGCTTCTGCAGCGGTGTCCGATCGTCATATTCGCGTCCTTCCAACGCGTCAATCCGTCCATTTACGTAACCGGCCTCGTAGCCTTTGCGCCACTCTTTCGCGATGTTAACGGATGTCATGCGGCATCACTTCCGGTCGAACGAAGTGAGCGGATCACTTCGTCAATCTGCGCGTACAGCTCCGGCAAGCCCGCATCGTTGACCACCGTAAAGTCCGCCGCGTAATCGTCAAGCGCCGTCTCCGTGCCGTGCGTAAGGTCTCGCAAGTCGAAGCGGTCGCCGGACTTAATGGCGCGATCAATGCGGAGGGCTTCCGGTGCTTCAACGCGGATGAGGACGTAGCCGGCGGCTTTGAGTGCGTCATATTCGTTAGGCTGGCGTACGTCTGAAATCACCGCGCGGAAATCGAGACTTGCGTAATATCCGCGCTGAACATCCGAGAGACACCGCTGCACCCAAACGTCCTCGCCGACAACATCACGCATGAACTGGCCGTGAAACTGGTAGCCGATGCGAGGTTTAGGCTCGCGTGGGACCTCCGGATATCGACGGTGAAAATCGTCTTTCAGCGAGTCGCCGAACGCAAATCTTTCGTAGCCGTGTTCCGAAGTGAGATAACGGGCGACTTCGTCCTTACCTGCGCGGAGCTTTCCGATCAGGCCGATGTTAGGAAGACCATTTATTTGTCTGATTTTCCGCATCATCGGCGCGCCCATACAGTGCTTATGCCCGGCGTACGGTCTATCCCCGCCGATGTGGACGTATGTTGAAGAGGGGTCTACTTTTTGACCGCAGTAGTCACACGTATTCATTCCGCAGCCACCTCCGTCCAATTGTCGTCAGCATCCAACGCAATAATCTGCGAAGGAGCTGCGGTTAGTTTCGCGATCGCATAATTCGGAAACTTTTCGTAATGGTAGCGCAGGGCCAACTTAGCTGGACCGCTTGACGTGTACGCCTTGTTATGCGCAATTTCTCCGGTCGATGTATCGATAATTACGTACGTTGTGTACAATTACGCCACCTCCTTCCGCGGCTCTGCGCTGTTTGATTCGCGGGAATCGTCGATTACTTTGCACGCTTTGATATACGTCCATCCTCCGCCTTTGAACGTTAGTCCCTTGTCCGCCATATCGTAACCGTCCGGTTTGACCGCGCTTACCTCCATACCTCTGCGTTCCGCGTATCCGTGCTCATCTACGACATCGCCAACGCGAACTTCCGTCGGATTAGGCGCGCTCAGATACTCCGCCGGCACTTCGAGCCCTAACGCACGTCTCAGCGCAATCGCGCGTCCGATATGCGAGTTGAAGACGTCTCCTGGCGCGCATTTTGCGATGCCTCGCGCCCAAACGGTGTCGTTCGCCGTAACAAGCAGCGCTTTGACCGACCGTTTTGTGACGTTAACCTCGAATCTGACGTAATCCTCCTTAGGGTGCAAGTTGAATACCGCGAGACGATCCGTATCACCGTTAACGGGAACGTTCCTGATGCGGCTGGATTGCAACGTTGTGACATCCGCCTTGGCCCGCTCGACAATCGCATCACGGCGCTGCTGATCCGAGAGGTATGACGGAGCATCGTACGTGGCTGGGCGGCTGAACACGACCTTTCCGCAATTCGGATGAGGCTCACGAATCTCCTGCGCAAGTCTCGCAAGGTCTGCGTTAACCTCCGCGAACGTCATCGGTTTGGGTTCGCCGGATTCCAACGCCGCCAACCGTTGCTCAAGCGCAGTTACTCGCGTAGCCAATTTCGCGATGATTTCGGCCGCTTGGTCGGGCGCGCTTTGATCGGAAAGGGATGGCGCTGGTTTGGCGGATTCTACCGGTTCGAGTACGAGATAGTGTCCGTCAAGTGCGTTCCTACCATTGCGTAGCCCGGCCGCAGGGTACGCCCAATCATCGTTCTCCACAACGAATACATCTCCGATCCTAAACGTCGCTTTTTCTCCCGTAACAATCACGCGCTCTCCCACCGCAGCTTTCCGGTCGACCACGCGAAGGCGCTCTCCGTTGATGCGGAGGATATCGGTCGGTTCGAGGACTACATACGTTTCGTGTACGGTATCGAGGAATCCGTCCTCATCATGCGTTAGCGTTGTATCAATAGAACCATCGCTAAACTGGTTATTTCGCGTACACTTTCCGATGGAACCTACGAGCGCTTTGCGCCCAATACCGTTTACCTGCGTAACCTTGACGAGATCACCTACGCGCGCCTTCCGTTTAACCTCGCGATATTCACGCATGTTTCCGCCCAGGCTTTCGTCTTTCAATACGGTAATGTTTGCGTTCATATAATCCGCTCCTCTTATCGTTTAGTTTTCGATTTTAACGCGCACTTTCTGGCGGCCGAACTGGCGCGCCTCTTTCTCACTCGCGACCAATACGTCAAGTTTGCGGCCTTTGATTGCGCCACCTTTGTCGGCGGCAACCCCTTCGATCTCCTCACCGCCAGCCGTCCTTATGGTTATCCGCGTGCCAAGCGGAATAACTTTCGGATCGACTGCGATCACGGTGCGCCCCTTATGCGTTGTTGTGCGGCTGACGTCGAGGCCGGTCGCGGTGATTCCCGTGCAGCCTTCCGAACAGAATGCGGTATACGCGGTCGCCTCGTACGTGCGCCATTCGTCCGTCTGCGCCTTTACTTCCGCTGTTTTCGCAGATTTGCCTATTACCTGCGAAGGCTTGGCGGTAGCTTGCGGCGGTTCGTTGACTGCGTACATTGCTGCGACATATGCGACGATGATTAGCGTAGTTATTCGCGAGGTTCCGCACCGCCTTCCGGATTGAAATGCGCGTCAATCTTAGCGATAAGGGCTGCGCGTGCTTCGGCTGGCGTGATTTTAGTTAGCGCGGATGGCGAGAACCATTCGTAATCATCAACCACGATGCCTTCGCCGCGAATCGGGTAGTTCGCGTCATTATCGATCCGCGTGACCTTTACGATATCCCCTTCGCTGAACTCGTCGACGGACGTTGTATCCGTAACCCGCGCATAATCTCCGACTTTCAGGCGTGACTCTTCGGCAAGCTGCGCCTCGATTTGCGCGATCTCAGCCGTGAGCGTTGCGAGTTGGTCGCGTTTGGTTGCGAGAAGAGCTTCGGTCGAAACAACTTTGCGATACAACGTAAACCCAGCGCTCCCAACGAAGGTAAAATCGCCATCCGAATCGTAAACGCCTACGTCTCCGTCATGATCCTTGACTACGGGATGGAAAGTGCCACGCGGCATCCAGCGATTATCTAGAATACTTTGCGCGATGTCGCCAACCTGCGCGGCAGTACTCTCATGCTGCGTTTCGTAGTACTCACCGTTGTATTCGATGAAACCTTCGCCTACGTTTTTAATTCCGTGTAATTTCGCCATCTAATCCGCTCCTTTAGTGTTAATTTTCGTTGTTATATGTCGTAATCGTACGAACTAACCTCGCGAATCTCTTCGATCAATAACGTGCGTTCCCGCGAATTGACTCCGGCATACTCCGCCATGATCTCGCCAGTCAGCACGTCGTCAGGCGTCTTGGCCGCGATGATAACGCCAGTGACTTCGCCGGACCGCGCCATGTCTGCGTATCGTTCGAGTAGCGCGATGACGGCGGCTTGTGCGATTGATTCCGGAGTTGGGCGCGGTACGAACGGGAGGACTTCGGCGAGTTGGTGTGGCTCTTGCGTTGGGCTGTCGCTCATTCTGCGTCCTCCTTCGCGTACAGTTCATCAAGCTTTCTGCGCAGTTCTACGATCAAGCCCTCCGCCTGATTAACGGACAGACCGATGTGTTCGTCATATATCGGATCACCTTCGACCCAAATAGCACAGGCGTCATCGTCATTTCTCACGTTATCGAACGTTGTGTCTACGTCAACAAAATTCCACTTAACCTTAACGTCGCTCATTTACGCGTCCTCCTTTTTCGTAAGCAACTCGCCAATCGATACGGGAAACCGCGCTTCAATCAGCGTGAGCACCGCCTTGGCATACGCCTGTATTTCGGCCTGCGCATCATGTTCGAGCCGCTGCGCCAGGAAATGCGCGACACTCTGCAGGCTTGCGGTCCAATACCAGCGCACATA contains the following coding sequences:
- a CDS encoding RNA polymerase subunit sigma, with translation MGHVKIDVEKGSRSYSVKYSLNDAAGVKALLRDRHRISSARFRGDYAACDILIDLHSAINSAGLTERQTEAIAWVYGVDITQAKAAELMGITQQTLGETLDRAAEKLAAVYKRWEYGEVCVEYDAQDLVAQLNPEETAEFLRQHQGIEINQTEECA
- a CDS encoding 3D domain-containing protein; translation: MYAVNEPPQATAKPSQVIGKSAKTAEVKAQTDEWRTYEATAYTAFCSEGCTGITATGLDVSRTTTHKGRTVIAVDPKVIPLGTRITIRTAGGEEIEGVAADKGGAIKGRKLDVLVASEKEARQFGRQKVRVKIEN